From one Lotus japonicus ecotype B-129 chromosome 3, LjGifu_v1.2 genomic stretch:
- the LOC130748177 gene encoding prefoldin subunit 2 produces the protein MASKEPVNEQAVANTYAAMRSELNQYYSKITELEMEVSEHTLVLNAIQPLDQSRRCYRMIGGVLVERTIKEVMPAVQRNKEGLEEVVARLNEALEKKKKEISDFEAKYKIRIRKADAEVKDESGRKEGSAQGVLVGPAGGSE, from the coding sequence ATGGCCAGCAAGGAGCCAGTAAATGAACAAGCAGTTGCAAACACGTATGCAGCTATGAGGTCTGAACTCAACCAATATTACTCCAAAATAACTGAACTGGAAATGGAAGTTAGTGAGCACACGTTGGTTCTTAATGCCATTCAGCCACTTGACCAATCTAGGCGATGCTATCGCATGATTGGAGGGGTTCTTGTGGAGAGAACCATCAAAGAGGTCATGCCTGCTGTGCAGCGAAATAAAGAGGGACTTGAAGAGGTTGTTGCTAGACTTAATGAGGCattggaaaagaagaaaaaggaaatttctgaCTTTGAGGCTAAATATAAAATAAGGATAAGGAAGGCTGATGCTGAGGTGAAAGATGAGTCTGGTAGGAAGGAGGGTTCTGCTCAAGGGGTTCTTGTTGGCCCTGCGGGTGGTAGTGAATGA